The sequence CGCGTACGGGGCCGAGGTGGTCGCGCACCGCTGGGAGGCCCCGTACGTACGCCACGAGACGCCGCTGCCGCCACCGGTGCTGATCGAGGAGGAGCTGCCGATCTGGGAGGCGACGCGCGGTCTGCCGCCCGCCCCGCCGACGCGTGTGGACCGGCTGGTGGACGACGGCGACCCGCTCCCCTTCGGCGGCGGCGCGCGGATCGTGCACACGCCCGGCCACACCCCGGGCAGCATCGCGGTCCATCTGCCGCTGCACGGCGTCCTGTTCACGGGCGACTCGGTCGCGGTGACGGACCGGGTCCGCCTCGGCGTCTTCCACATCGACCGCGAGGCGGCCCGTTCCTCCCTCCGGCGCCTGTCGGTCCTGGCCCCGGAGGTGCTGTGCCCGGGGCACGGCGAAACGGTGACGGAGGGCGCGGCGGCGGCACTGGTGCGCGCGGCGCAGCGGGACGGGGAGTTGTAGGGGGCGAATCGCGGGGGCCCTGGGTCAGTCCGTCAGCGGGGTTCCGCGTTCCAGGTAGGCGATCGTCCCGGTGCGCCTTGCCCGCAGCGCCCAGCGCAGCCGCGCGTAGCGGACCGGGGGGAGGAGTTTCGCCGCCTCCTCCTCCGTGACGAAGCGCCAGTCG comes from Streptomyces sp. Tu6071 and encodes:
- a CDS encoding MBL fold metallo-hydrolase; its protein translation is METLTIRPGLHVFRFAVGQAYLWHERDGDGALTLVDAGPVGAGERIAEGIRGLGLDPARLERVVLTHAHEDHCGGAAELARAYGAEVVAHRWEAPYVRHETPLPPPVLIEEELPIWEATRGLPPAPPTRVDRLVDDGDPLPFGGGARIVHTPGHTPGSIAVHLPLHGVLFTGDSVAVTDRVRLGVFHIDREAARSSLRRLSVLAPEVLCPGHGETVTEGAAAALVRAAQRDGEL